In Helianthus annuus cultivar XRQ/B chromosome 3, HanXRQr2.0-SUNRISE, whole genome shotgun sequence, a single window of DNA contains:
- the LOC110928600 gene encoding probable serine incorporator, which yields MSVEKLEGGMVDTSNSIRNRYAKLLEGSWLAQFSHGSNPWMARYVYSVMFLLANLLAWAVRDYGPSALTEMKRLKSCQGGKDCLGTEGVLRVSMGCFIFYFTMFVSTAGTSKLHGRKELWHSGWWSAKLFLMFALIVLPFFLPTEMILIYGDIAHFGAGVFLLIQLISIISFITWLNDCCLSEKYAERCHIHSMLLATAAYIVCIFGIILMYIWYTPQPSCLLNIFFITWTLVLLQLMTSVSLHPKIHAGFLTPGFMGLYVVFLCWSAIRSEPPDDKCLRKSETSRDWLTIISFVVAVLAIVIATFSTGIDSKCFQFKKEEKKEEEDDVPYGFGFFHLVFATGAMYFAMLLIGWNYHHPMKKWTIDVGWTSTWVRIVNEWLAVCVYLWMLVAPIVWKNGQVDIST from the exons ATGAGTGTAGAAAAACTTGAAGGTGGGATGGTGGACACATCAAACAGTATAAGGAATCGGTACGCTAAGCTGTTAGAGGGTTCTTGGTTAGCCCAATTCAGCCATGGATCCAATCCGTGGATGGCTAGATACGTTTACAGCGTGATGTTTCTTTTAGCAAATCTGCTAGCGTGGGCTGTGCGTGATTATGGACCGAGTGCATTGACCGAAATGAAGA GATTGAAGAGTTGCCAAGGTGGAAAAGACTGTTTAGGCACAGAAGGAGTTCTGAGAGTTAGCATGGGTTGTTTC atattttatttcacaatgtTTGTTTCAACGGCCGGTACCTCAAAGTTGCATGGACGAAAAGAATTATGGCATTCTGGTTGGTGGTCTGCCAAGCTTTTCCTCATGTTTGCCCTAATTGTGTTGCCGTTTTTCCTTCCTACAGAAATGATTCTGATATATG GGGATATTGCACATTTCGGCGCAGG GGTATTTCTGCTAATTCAGCTAATCAGTATAATCAGTTTCATTACATGGCTGAATGATTGCTGCCTATCAGAAAAATACGCTGAGAGATG CCACATCCATTCGATGCTGCTAGCAACTGCTGCATACATCGTTTGCATTTTCGGAATCATTTTAATGTACATTTGGTACACACCACAGCCGAGTTGCCTACTCAATATTTTCTTCATTACATGGACACTTGTACTCCTACAACTTATGACTAGCGTCTCTCTTCACCCTAAA ATTCATGCCGGATTCTTGACTCCAGGTTTTATGGGACTTTATGTTGTGTTCCTATGTTGGTCTGCTATTAGAAG TGAACCACCAGATGATAAATGTCTCAGAAAATCTGAAACTTCAAGAGACTGGCTAACCATCATA AGCTTTGTTGTTGCTGTACTTGCCATCGTTATCGCTACTTTCTCGACAGGAATCGATTCTAAATGCTTTCAG TTCAAAAAGGAAGAGAAGAAAGAGGAGGAAGATGATGTACCATATGGATTTGGATTCTTCCATCTTGTTTTCGCCACAGGAGCCATGTACTTTGCAATGTTATTAATTGGCTGGAATTATCACCACCCTATGAAaaa GTGGACCATTGATGTTGGTTGGACCAGTACTTGGGTCAGAATAGTAAATGAATGGCTAGCTGTGTGCGTTTACT tgtGGATGTTAGTAGCTCCGATCGTGTGGAAAAACGGGCAAGTAGACATATCCACATGA